The genomic region ACAGATCTGGTGTGGGATCTCGGACGCACCGACTATGGTCCATTTTGTTGTCGAGCCAGTCCGGAGCATACCCGCCACATCCCACAGTATCCCATTGGGGCGCGTGGCCGTCCATTGCGTGTTTGGCTCCAAGGGTGATTCGGGCTCAGGTTCAAGAATAAGAACAGCGGATGGCCAGTAGTTTCGGCCCCATTGGGTGGGGAGGCTGACCCAGCATTCGGGCAGGGTGGGACGGCGGCAATCGAGACGCGCATGGAAGACGATACGTTGGACATTGGAGTCGAGAAATACACCGGGCGTAGAAGATACCCTCGTCCACTCGTTGGTCACGGGCGTAAAACTCGTGAAAACAACCACGTTTTGACAAGGGATGGGTAACGCCTCACTCGTGTATGGGTAGAAGCGCACCGTGTGGATGTTGGGAAATAGTTTGGCGCGCGTCAACTTTTGTCCAGAATTGATCCAGGGGTGTatgtcgaggacgcgcgtgTGAGCGAAATACTCGGTCCAGCGGGAACGGAGGGAGGCGCACTGCTCGCCACAACTGTCGGCCCAGTCCGTCACGTGGTTCAAGTCGCATACCCAGCCGGgaagctcgccgccgacggaCGAGAGGTGTACGCGATACTGGCGTGCGCGCTTCTTGTCTGGTCCGCgagggaggtgaggtgCTGTAGCTTCCCACCTCTTGCCCtttggaggagggagacCGGGGCCCAGGACAATGTGCTGTGAGAGCAGTGCATCGCAGCGTTCAAGGAGGCTGTGTGAGACTGcgcggagggcgaggagggacgCGTGCGGTGCAAACGAGACGATCCGTTCAAAGATGTGGGGGTACGCCTtgtggtcgaggagggtgatggTGGCTCCCACCCTGACCGGCGCtgccttcttgcccttggacGGGTTCTTAGGGGTGGTCTTGGTCTTCGGAGTGGTCTTCGGGGTCGTCTTCGGGGTGGTTTTGGTCTTCAGGGTGGCCCTCGCAGCGTTTGGCTTAagcttgggcttgggcttgggcgcgGCTTTGCCAACAGCAGCCTTCTTGCCCGTGGCTGTTGCCGTGGacgtcttcttcggctCATGCGTCGTCTTCTTGGTGCTCGCCCTGGTCGGTTCAGCTGTCGTGTTCTTGGGTATCGCCTTGGTCGGTTCAGGCGTAGCCTTGGGTCTTGCCTTGGTCGGCTTAGCTGCCGaagcaggcgcaggcttGCGTGCACGCAGAGTCGGAGCCATTGTGTTTGTGTATGTGTAACAAGAGCGTGTTGTCCAACTCACATCGCAGCATCTTTGTCCGGCACACGGGCCGACTTCTTCAGGCGTAGTTTCTGCTGGCTGGTATTTAAAGGGGGTAGTGGCGTACACAGACGATTGTTATTGATGGAATCCGGACCCGAGATTGCCAAGTCCTCAGGGTGGCTCTGAAGCACGCGTGTCGGACGTAGCCGACCATCTGCCCAGTGTACCAGTGTACCAGTGTACCACTGTACCAGAGTGTGCGCAACACGTGTCCAGTTGGTTTGTATCACCTACAGTTAATACGCGCTAGTTGAGGCGTAGGTGAGTAGGTGCAAAGTTGCCCAAAGCTTGGGGATCTAGGGAGAGTGTGATGTCAATCTGATCGGTTCATCGTTGGATCAGGTAGGGTCCATGCTTTCGGAATCAATCCGATCAATCGACCGACTCGCATGCGACGCCTTATCCCGCGCCACCCGTTGCCTCTATCTTCACGTCTTCGGGTTCACAATACGATACAGGTATCAGGTGCAATCAATGCTATGTGGCCACGAGGCCAACTGCTGGCAATGCCCGACCTCTGACCTAGTCCTTGGGCGGCATAAAGTCGACAATCAGGTCGAGGCAGgccaggtcgtcgtcgtcggcagtGTACGCGCGGACGTTGACGATAAACTTGGCTGCGAGTCAGTGGAGCGTGGGGCTTGAAGCGGGCAGGAACCTCACCCCTGGGGATCTCCTTGGGAAGGTCAACCTTCTGGACGACAGTGTAGTCGCCCTCTTGGACGGGGCACTGGATGGTCGCGTTGGCGTTGCGTCTGTCGTTAGTCACTGCCCAGGTGACTGGAAGGATACTcacgcctcctcgcacAGGTCATACCGCTTCTGGAGCAGCTTGATcaggccgagcttgaccgTCACATCGGCGTACGCGCCATCCTGAGATTCAGCAGTGGCCCCTTCCTCGCTAGGGTGCAAAGCAAGATGCGATCTCAGATGCCCACATTCTCGCccctcaccatcacgcACCTCAATCACCTCAGCAGCCGAggccttgaccttgacctcgagctccttgccgGGCTTGGGAGGGTCGGGGCTGAGCTCAATGCTCTCGATTTGGCTGGTATCAGCGATTGGGTGGCAAAACGCGCGGCGAAACGCGGTATGCTCGGAGCCGGAACCTCATGGCACATACATCGGATCCGTAGGGAGACCTGTTGTCAGTAATGCAGCAATTCACGCGTCGCGTTCCAAGCACCTACCGCAGTCGACATAGCGCCACGAGTCAAAAGTGTAGACAGGGCCGTCGGTGGGGAGCTGGAcgttgccgccgaggacgttggCGACGATGCCCAGTGCGTCACCTGTGATACCGGCAGAAGCGGACGTGGCTagggcggggaggagggcaaggagagagagacgCATGATGGATGCACTCTCCAAGATGTGGAGTTGAGAGTGTTGTTATaggagaaggaagggggTGGGGAATGACGTCTGAATGGCTGgggtggagtggagtggtATGGGTGCAATCGGCAGCCACAGCTCATTTTGATCCCGCTGTGGCGCGGTCCCGAACAGCCACGGTTAAACAAGTTCCAACAACAGAGTTGAATGCCTGATGCATATAATCCACTAATGGGTCTATTTTGTAAAATCTATCAGATGATGACGTTCTCCGTACCTCCATACCCCAACCTAAGCTCTAAGGAACAATCATTTGGGCACTACGATCGTCCCGCGTGTTGCACCGTACTGGGGCAATACCGGGGCATGTGGGAGACGCCGCTCGGGAGGGCGGTGCGCCGtagacgagctcgtcggcaagctcgtcgccatcatcgccattgtcgagctcgtccttctcctcaatcgcgccgagctcggggtCGCCACCGGTGCGTTTGGCCGCAGTAACCCTCACAATCTCCTCCATGCGATCGTCCGAATCACGGCCGCGCTTTGTCAGACGCCGGATGCGCCGTCCGTACTTGATGAGAATGAGGGGAACGGGTACGAAGACGAGACATAGGAACGCGACGAGGGTGGACGCCCAGTTGATGCCCAGCGCATCGT from Cutaneotrichosporon cavernicola HIS019 DNA, chromosome: 2 harbors:
- a CDS encoding uncharacterized protein (Domain involved in innate immunity and lipid metabolism), producing MRLSLLALLPALATSASAGITGDALGIVANVLGGNVQLPTDGPVYTFDSWRYVDCGLPTDPIQIESIELSPDPPKPGKELEVKVKASAAEVIEDGAYADVTVKLGLIKLLQKRYDLCEEARNANATIQCPVQEGDYTVVQKVDLPKEIPRAKFIVNVRAYTADDDDLACLDLIVDFMPPKD